AGGATAACGGCAGTTTGAAGCAGTTTGTCGAACAATGCCTTTTCTTCGTGCATAAGAGTTAGTATCTCGGCACGGATCTCGGCAAGGCTCTTTCCGGCAAACTCGGCATTTAGGTAATTAGCCGTGCGTTCGAGTTCATCGCGGGTAAAGGTAACGTTAAGCCTAATTATCTTGTTATGGACAATATTGGGCGCCGATACCAGTACCACGAGAATGCGATTGTCAGAAAGATTGACAAACTCAATGTGCTGCAGGCGATCACTCGCCAGAGACGGCGAGACCACGATGCCAACATTATTAGAAAGAGCAGAGAGCAACTGGGAAGTACGCTCCATCAACCGGTCAGGCGTATCCGAAAGATCGCCCAGATCCTGGGGTTTCAAACCGTAACCTTCGCCAATTCGGAAAAGGTCATCGTTTGAGATACTCAGGACGCCCAGTAGATTGTCAACGTAAAACCGATAGCCTTTATCAGTGGGAACGCGTCCTGCGGAAGTGTGCGGCTGCTCAAGCATACCCATTTCCTCAAGTTCGCCCATCACATTGCGGATCGTCGCCGAGCTCAAACCCGAAGCGTTAGCAAACTTTTCGGCGAGTGTTTTTGACCCGACCGGTTCGCCTGTGACGAAATGTTCGTTGATAATGGCTGATAGGATGACTTGCCCGCGGGAATCGGGAAATACTTGAATTCTCTCGTTTCCTTGGGGATTTTGCCGGACAGACATCCTTTTTCAGGGAGGGTTTGTATCATACCGTTTGTTGACGGTATGCTTTCCCCATAAAAAGAAATAACATTTTCTACCTCAAAATGTCAAGAATTTTCGTTAAACTACGACAAACATCTTTGTGACTCAAACAACCGACGAGCTCCGTGAGATATATGAGGAAGCATTTAGCTGGTACGACCCCAAACGGTCAGTCCCGGCGATCGCGGTCACATTCTATCCCTACGTAGGTATCAATCATACGATCCGCATCCGCGACGGCAATATTTTGGTCAAGATCGGCGAGATATGCCGAGATATGCCGCGGCCTTGCCATAAGGGCCTTGCCTTCATACTTGTCGGAAAGCTTTTGCGAAAAAAAATACCGGCCGGGGCACGCGAGGTATATTCTGCGTATTCCAAATCAGATGCGATCCGCCTGCGAGCGGCCGACAGTAAACGCACCCGCGGCCGCAAGGTCGTGACGACGCCCCAGGGCTCGGTGTACGATCTGGAAGAAATATTTGCATCACTCAATCGTAAATACTTTGGCGAACTAATCCCGAAACCGGTTCTGACGTGGTCGGTTCGGAAAACATATCGGATACTTGGCCATCACGATGCCACGCACGATCACATTACGATCAGCAAGTCTCTGGACGCTTATGATGTGCCGCGATATGTCGTCGAATATGTCGTATTTCACGAAATGCTACACATACACCATCCGACCAAACATATAAATGGCCGCCGTTACAACCACACTGCTGAATTTCGCCGCGATGAACGCAAATTTGCGTTCTATACGCAGGCTGAAAACTGGATCGAACGGAATGTGAGGAAACTTAGACGGGCAGCCAAGAAATAAGGTCAGTCCTGAGCAAGTTGGGCGATGATCGAGCCGATGAAGCCGAAGTCCGATGTCGTCGTACGCTGCATACCGGACTTTGTAAATCGAGTTTCGGTCGTGTAGTTGGAGAGAGCTTTCATTTCCGAACTCTTTTTTGCGGAGAGAATGTCTGCGATCGCACCGGCGGTGACGTTGTCTGTTCCGAACGTCGTTATTGCAGATGTCGCCCCATCCTTGACTATCTCATTCAGTTCTTTGCTCTTTGAAAGATCGCGTTGTCCGCCTAAGTAGGCCATCGCCGTTTCGGTGTCGCCCAAAACAAGCCTTCCACGAGAAATGTCGGCGGTAAATTCCCCGTCAGTGGATCGAAGCACAACCAACTTGCCATCAGCGTTTTCGACGGTGAATGGTTTGAAGTCGGATCCAAGCGAACGCTTGAGATCAAGTTCATTGCGGATCTTTGCAATGATTAGATGCTTATCTGAATCATCATTGTATTTGGCAACAATGATCTCCGGACCGACGGACCTTAGAAATGTTTCACTGTCCTTGACCCCGTAAGGCTCGAACATAACCGAGGACAGAGTTTGTATCATCTTGCCTGCCAGAGGGTGCACTTGCCTCATCGTCGTCAAGACGATCGAACGCCACGCGACCTGTGCATCATGAAAGTTGTATGTTGTGAATTCATCGGCATCGGTCGGAATTCCTAAGGAAACGAAGTCAGAGTTTCGAGACTCCTTCATTGTTTCGCTGAAAACGTTCGACAGGTCGGGCGGCATCGAGATCAAGAATTTATCTTCGATTCCGCTTTTGGACTTTGTTGCAGTCCAACTGATCTCTGTGATCGAATTTCGAACGAGTGTAGGCAAGAGACCGGCGATTGCACTTTGAACCTCGGAGTCCTCGCCGGCTTCGGATGCAAATTTTAGACCGATGATGTTGGCGATCTGGGCGACGCCGTCGGTTGATACATAGCCGGAAGCGATAGTCTTCGGATCGGAAGCGGGCACTTTCCCGCTTTTTGCAACGCTGTCAGCACCGCCGGTTCTGACTACGAGGCATTTATCGATCGCGGATTCGTCATTGCCGAAAAATATTAGGCTGTCGACGGCCAGAGCGAATGCTTTGCGGCCGTCCTTTGCGGTCCAGGTGAAGTATTTGCCGCCGCTCTTATCAGTCATTTCCAGTGTCGGTTGGCTATCATAGATCTCAGCGACAAATGAACCGAGTTTCTGTTCTGCAAAGGCGACGGTTTGGTAATTCCAGGCGTGAGTGTCGGCGATGACGACAAAATGCGGCTGAACGCGGCCGACCGAGTGCTCATCCGTCAGCTTTTCTTCAAGGGTTTCCAAACCGGTGACCGCAACAGCGACCTGAACACCGCTGAGAGCGGAGAGATCCGGCCTGTTTTTAGCGATCTCGACGAACGGCCTGCTTTCAATTATAGGTTGCAGTGCCGCCGCTAAATCATTCGTTTCGAGGTATACAAGTGCATCGGCCGGAGCAAGCGTCCGAAGATCCGTTATTTTATGGGAGCAGGAAGAAAGGAGTATAAGGCACAGATAAGCAAAGATCGCCCCTAATACGATCAAGATGCGTCGGGCCGAGCCCATATAGATGCTCGCTTTTACCGGTCTGTGATTATCTGCGTTCATCTGCCGTCAATTTCTTATGCTAAAATCCAAACAAATATTATGACCCAAGTATTCAATACTGACATCTTAAAGGACAAGGTAGCGTTTGTAACGGGCGGTGGTACGGGAATCACGGGCGGCGTTGCTCGTGCATTTGCTGAGCACGGGGCAAAGCTCGCTATCACGAGCCGCAAAGATGAGAATCTAGCGGCGATGAAAGCTGAAGTCGAGGCGTTCGGCGGCGAGTGTTTTGCAATAGCTGCCGACGTCCGTGATTACGAGGCGGTCGAGCGAGCGATCGCTGCGACGGTCGAGCATTACGGGCGGATCGACATCGTTGTAAACGGAGCGGCAGGCAACTTTCTCTGTGCCGCCAGCGAACTTTCGTCTAATGGTTTCGGCACCGTTGTAGATATCGACACCAAGGGCACGTTCAACGTCTGCCGAGCGGCATTTGGCGAATTGAAAAAGTCTAAGGGCCAAATTCTCAATATCTCGGCTACACTCCACTACCTTGCTACGCCAATGCAGATCCACGTTTCGGCCGC
This is a stretch of genomic DNA from Chloracidobacterium sp.. It encodes these proteins:
- a CDS encoding SDR family oxidoreductase: MTQVFNTDILKDKVAFVTGGGTGITGGVARAFAEHGAKLAITSRKDENLAAMKAEVEAFGGECFAIAADVRDYEAVERAIAATVEHYGRIDIVVNGAAGNFLCAASELSSNGFGTVVDIDTKGTFNVCRAAFGELKKSKGQILNISATLHYLATPMQIHVSAAKAGVDAITRNLSAEWGRYGIRVNGIAPGPIEDTEGMKRLLPEGLKEKITRKIPLGRFGRIADIENSALFLASDAASYINGVTLVVDGGQWLMGTSLG
- the hrcA gene encoding heat-inducible transcription repressor HrcA produces the protein MSVRQNPQGNERIQVFPDSRGQVILSAIINEHFVTGEPVGSKTLAEKFANASGLSSATIRNVMGELEEMGMLEQPHTSAGRVPTDKGYRFYVDNLLGVLSISNDDLFRIGEGYGLKPQDLGDLSDTPDRLMERTSQLLSALSNNVGIVVSPSLASDRLQHIEFVNLSDNRILVVLVSAPNIVHNKIIRLNVTFTRDELERTANYLNAEFAGKSLAEIRAEILTLMHEEKALFDKLLQTAVILCSESIERDDNRLGEVFVDGTSNILSKSDFADLERLRELLRTIGEKSRLMQILTECIERDKAAKGDVQVFIGSENRTPSFQNCTLISAPYRIGNSSAIGTLSVLGPTRIEYARMISIVSYVARTLEKMMSADIKLN
- a CDS encoding M48 family peptidase; translation: MTQTTDELREIYEEAFSWYDPKRSVPAIAVTFYPYVGINHTIRIRDGNILVKIGEICRDMPRPCHKGLAFILVGKLLRKKIPAGAREVYSAYSKSDAIRLRAADSKRTRGRKVVTTPQGSVYDLEEIFASLNRKYFGELIPKPVLTWSVRKTYRILGHHDATHDHITISKSLDAYDVPRYVVEYVVFHEMLHIHHPTKHINGRRYNHTAEFRRDERKFAFYTQAENWIERNVRKLRRAAKK